Proteins co-encoded in one Cydia splendana chromosome 11, ilCydSple1.2, whole genome shotgun sequence genomic window:
- the LOC134795059 gene encoding uncharacterized protein LOC134795059: MTTMPRKRALWSEDALASAVQAVQRGILSTYKAAARYGVPRRTIRNHLKSGNLKKTLGRKTILNNDQETDLVNRIIRFADIGLPVTTRILRRLVYKFCEVNDIKHSFNKNMRLAGKDWYKAFMKRHPEISKRKAQFMNPARAQKLNKFIVDDHFERINEIYNQLDLKDHPERIYNMDEKGCRLTIHHQQAVLAKKGVKRVHLVSSEHAESVTIAGCVNALGTAIPPMIIFKGKRLKPELYDNLPAGSLVEKSSKGYMNNELFKEFLKHLARYKSGGKCLLVFDGAACHLDLSIVEVADSLNISLYCLPSNTTHELQPLDNAVYRSFEHHWDAEVLLFLDQNPDKKITKARFNVILTNVWSKCMTHSNITSGFKATGLYPLNPQAIPETAFAPSILSEAPAPPVSDAVEEEILGCSSPAEVPLTPTRSSPISSSPEMLLALTNNSPTMLNRSPSEALTPVRPTTSRSRNMSPSGTLSSTNSTSVRPAGSFYRTVYNSSTSDDDEDNMPLIQLKKTAFQDLMPTPLKALNKTPTIRKKAINYRGTPVTKDLFDKKAKENKSRNSKVKSSMAKKKNTSKSKGRENKIQEIWYCHGCQEDKVADMRKCVKCGKWYHEECVGLSATGTENFECPNGC; this comes from the coding sequence GAGGTATGGGGTTCCAAGAAGAACTATAAGAAATCATCTCAAGAGTGGCAATTTGAAAAAAACACTAGGCCGAAAAACTATACTGAACAATGACCAAGAAACCGATCTTGTGAACAGAATAATCAGGTTTGCTGATATAGGTTTACCTGTGACAACACGCATACTGCGTCGTTTGGTTTATAAATTTTGCGAGGTTAACGACATCAAACacagttttaataaaaacatgAGACTAGCTGGAAAAGATTGGTACAAGGCGTTTATGAAAAGGCATCCAGAAATATCAAAGAGAAAGGCTCAATTCATGAATCCAGCCAGAGCGCAAAAGCTGAACAAATTCATTGTCGATGATCACTTTGAAAGAATAAACGAAATATATAATCAACTTGATCTAAAAGATCATCCTGAAAGAATTTACAATATGGATGAAAAAGGTTGCCGCCTGACAATCCACCATCAGCAAGCTGTTCTAGCTAAGAAAGGAGTCAAAAGAGTGCATTTAGTATCATCGGAGCATGCAGAAAGTGTAACCATCGCAGGATGTGTAAATGCACTAGGTACTGCCATACCACCGATGATCATATTTAAAGGCAAGCGGTTGAAACCAGAATTATACGATAATTTGCCTGCTGGATCATTAGTTGAAAAATCTTCGAAGGGTTATATGAACAATGAACTTTTCAAAGAATTTTTAAAGCACCTGGCCAGATACAAAAGTGGTGGAAAATGCCTTTTGGTATTCGACGGAGCCGCCTGCCATTTAGATCTGTCTATCGTCGAAGTCGCTGATTCACTCAACATATCGTTATACTGTTTGCCGTCAAATACCACTCATGAGCTCCAGCCCCTCGACAACGCTGTCTATCGATCATTTGAACACCACTGGGATGCTGAAGTTTTGTTATTTCTGGACCAAAATCCAGATAAGAAAATCACCAAGGCTCGCTTCAATGTGATTTTAACAAATGTCTGGTCCAAATGCATGACCCATAGTAACATTACTAGTGGTTTTAAGGCTACTGGCTTGTATCCTTTGAACCCTCAGGCTATTCCAGAGACTGCTTTCGCTCCATCAATATTATCAGAAGCTCCAGCACCTCCAGTTTCAGATGCAGTCGAGGAAGAGATTCTGGGATGCAGTTCTCCAGCTGAAGTGCCCTTAACACCAACCAGAAGCTCTCCAATTAGCTCGTCGCCTGAAATGTTGTTAGCCTTAACGAACAACTCCCCAACAATGCTCAACAGATCGCCATCAGAAGCATTGACCCCAGTAAGGCCAACAACTTCAAGGTCGCGTAATATGTCACCTTCTGGAACATTGTCATCAACGAATAGTACTTCAGTTAGACCGGCTGGGAGCTTTTATCGCACGGTTTATAATAGTTCTACTTCCGATGATGATGAAGACAATATGCCGCTCATTCAGTTGAAAAAAACTGCATTTCAAGATCTTATGCCTACGCCGCTCAAAGCCTTAAACAAAACACCAACAATTAGGAAAAAAGCTATTAATTATAGAGGTACTCCAGTAACAAAAGATCTGTTTGACAAAAAGGCGAAAGAAAACAAAAGTAGAAATAGTAAAGTAAAATCTTCCATGGCAAAGAAGAAAAATACCTCTAAATCCAAAGGCAGAGAAAATAAAATCCAAGAAATCTGGTACTGTCATGGCTGCCAAGAGGATAAAGTAGCTGACATGAGAAAATGTGTTAAATGTGGTAAATGGTATCACGAGGAGTGCGTCGGTTTGTCAGCGACAGGCACAGAAAATTTTGAATGCCCAAATGGATGCTAG